Proteins from one Pseudomonas bijieensis genomic window:
- the hisA gene encoding 1-(5-phosphoribosyl)-5-[(5-phosphoribosylamino)methylideneamino]imidazole-4-carboxamide isomerase gives MLIIPAIDLKDGACVRLRQGRMEDSTVFSDDPVSMAAKWVEGGCRRLHLVDLNGAFEGQPVNGEVVTAIAKRYPNLPIQIGGGIRSLETIEHYVKAGVSYVIIGTKAVKEPEFVAEACRAFPGKVIVGLDAKDGFVATDGWAEVSTVQVIDLAKRFEADGVSAIVYTDIAKDGMMQGCNVPFTAALAAATKIPVIASGGIHNLGDIKALLDAKAPGIIGAITGRAIYEGTLDVAEAQAFCDSYKG, from the coding sequence ATGCTGATTATCCCCGCTATCGATCTCAAGGACGGCGCTTGCGTACGTCTGCGTCAGGGCCGCATGGAAGACTCCACGGTGTTCTCCGATGACCCGGTGAGCATGGCCGCCAAGTGGGTGGAGGGCGGCTGCCGTCGCCTGCATCTGGTTGACCTGAACGGCGCTTTCGAAGGGCAGCCGGTGAACGGTGAAGTGGTCACGGCCATCGCCAAGCGCTACCCGAACCTGCCGATCCAGATCGGCGGCGGCATTCGTTCGCTGGAAACCATCGAACACTACGTCAAGGCTGGCGTGAGCTACGTGATCATCGGCACCAAGGCCGTCAAGGAGCCTGAGTTTGTCGCCGAAGCCTGCCGCGCCTTCCCGGGCAAGGTGATCGTTGGCCTGGACGCAAAAGACGGCTTCGTCGCCACCGACGGTTGGGCTGAAGTCAGCACCGTGCAGGTGATCGACCTGGCCAAGCGTTTCGAGGCTGACGGCGTGTCCGCCATCGTTTATACCGACATCGCCAAAGACGGCATGATGCAGGGCTGCAACGTCCCGTTCACTGCCGCCCTGGCCGCCGCCACGAAGATCCCGGTGATCGCCTCCGGCGGTATCCATAACCTGGGCGACATCAAGGCGCTGCTCGACGCCAAGGCGCCGGGCATCATCGGCGCGATCACCGGTCGTGCGATCTACGAAGGCACCCTGGACGTCGCCGAGGCCCAGGCCTTCTGCGATTCCTACAAAGGCTGA
- a CDS encoding DUF2164 domain-containing protein — MARKKPPILTLTPEQEGEANRKIQRFMEERFELDLGSFEAAEILDLFTREIAPHYYNRAIFDVQTHLKERFESIESDLWALEKN; from the coding sequence ATGGCCCGCAAGAAACCGCCGATCCTCACCCTCACGCCCGAGCAGGAGGGTGAAGCGAACCGCAAGATCCAACGGTTCATGGAGGAGCGTTTCGAACTGGACCTGGGTTCGTTCGAAGCGGCGGAAATTCTTGACCTGTTTACCCGCGAAATTGCGCCGCACTATTACAACAGGGCGATTTTCGATGTGCAGACGCACCTTAAAGAAAGGTTCGAAAGCATTGAAAGCGACTTGTGGGCGCTCGAGAAGAATTGA
- the hisH gene encoding imidazole glycerol phosphate synthase subunit HisH, whose product MQTVAVIDYGMGNLHSVAKALEHVGAGKVLITSDADVIREADRVVFPGVGAIRDCMAEIRRLGFDKLVHEVSQDRPFLGICVGMQALLERSEENDGVDCINMFPGQVKFFGKGLHEDGEHLKVPHMGWNEVKQTVDHPLWHNIPDLARFYFVHSYYIAAGNARQVVGSGHYGVDFAAALADGSRFAVQFHPEKSHTHGLQLLQNFAAWDGRW is encoded by the coding sequence ATGCAGACGGTCGCGGTTATCGACTATGGCATGGGCAACCTGCACTCGGTGGCCAAGGCCCTCGAGCACGTGGGGGCCGGCAAGGTGCTGATCACCAGCGATGCCGATGTGATTCGCGAAGCCGACCGGGTGGTCTTCCCCGGCGTCGGTGCGATTCGCGATTGCATGGCCGAGATTCGTCGCCTGGGCTTCGACAAGCTGGTGCATGAAGTCAGCCAGGACCGTCCGTTCCTTGGTATTTGCGTGGGCATGCAAGCCTTGCTCGAACGCAGCGAAGAGAACGACGGTGTCGATTGCATCAACATGTTCCCAGGCCAGGTGAAGTTTTTTGGCAAGGGCCTGCATGAAGACGGCGAACACCTGAAAGTCCCGCACATGGGCTGGAACGAAGTGAAGCAGACAGTGGATCACCCGCTGTGGCACAACATTCCGGACCTGGCGCGCTTCTACTTCGTGCACAGCTACTACATCGCGGCCGGCAATGCGCGGCAGGTAGTGGGCAGCGGTCACTATGGCGTCGATTTCGCCGCGGCCCTGGCCGATGGTTCGCGCTTCGCCGTGCAGTTCCACCCGGAGAAGAGCCATACCCATGGCCTGCAACTGCTGCAGAACTTCGCCGCGTGGGACGGGCGCTGGTAA
- the hisB gene encoding imidazoleglycerol-phosphate dehydratase HisB, whose translation MAERKASVERDTLETQIKASINLDGTGKARFDIGVPFLEHMLDQIARHGLIDLDIVSKGDLHIDDHHTVEDVGITLGQAFTKAIGDKKGIRRYGHAYVPLDEALSRVVIDFSGRPGLQMHVPYTRATVGGFDVDLFQEFFQGFVNHANVTLHIDNLRGHNTHHQIETVFKAFGRALRMAVELDDRMAGQMPSTKGVL comes from the coding sequence ATGGCCGAACGTAAGGCGTCTGTCGAGCGCGACACTCTGGAAACCCAGATCAAAGCCTCGATCAACCTGGATGGCACCGGAAAGGCCCGGTTTGATATCGGCGTGCCTTTTCTTGAGCACATGCTGGACCAGATCGCCCGTCACGGGCTGATCGACCTGGACATCGTCAGCAAGGGCGACCTGCATATCGACGACCACCATACGGTGGAAGACGTCGGTATCACCCTGGGCCAGGCCTTTACCAAGGCCATCGGCGACAAGAAGGGCATCCGTCGCTACGGCCATGCCTACGTGCCGCTCGATGAAGCGCTGTCGCGCGTGGTCATCGACTTCTCCGGCCGCCCGGGCCTGCAGATGCATGTGCCGTATACCCGTGCCACCGTCGGCGGCTTCGACGTTGACCTGTTCCAGGAATTCTTCCAGGGCTTCGTCAACCACGCCAACGTGACCCTGCACATCGACAACCTGCGCGGGCACAACACCCACCACCAGATCGAAACCGTGTTCAAGGCTTTCGGCCGCGCGCTGCGCATGGCCGTGGAGCTCGATGACCGCATGGCCGGCCAGATGCCTTCCACCAAGGGCGTGCTGTAA
- a CDS encoding OFA family MFS transporter translates to MSTSITAGGIADQPAFLSKERIIAKPGFNRWLVPPAALAIHLCIGMAYGFSVFWLPLSKALGVTKPVACAPDMSFISQVFSSQCDWPISMLGWIYTLFFIFLGCSAAIWGGWLEHAGPRKAGVVSALCWCGGLLISALGIYTHQIWLMWVGSGVIGGIGLGLGYISPVSTLIKWFPDKRGMATGMAIMGFGGGAMVGAPLAAALMSHFASPTGVGVWQSFLVMAAIYFVFMIGGALSYRVPPTGWKPEGWTPAPKKAANAMITHRHVHVNVAWKTPQFRLVWLVLCLNVSAGIGILGMASPLLQEVFGGKLLGNDLPFGQLDATQLGQIAAIAAGFTGLLSLFNIGGRFFWASFSDYLGRKNTYFVFFALGFALYALIPNLGHLGSVALFVAAFCIILSMYGGGFATVPAYLADLFGTQMVGAIHGRLLTAWAAAGVLGPVLVNYLREYQLSIGVERAAAYDITLYILSGLLVLGFLCNLLVRPVADKYFMTDAELAAEQALGHDKGADSTTSLEWKAAPGTKPLAVAAWLVVGIPLAWGVWVTLQKTAVLFR, encoded by the coding sequence ATGAGCACGAGCATCACGGCGGGCGGCATCGCCGACCAGCCAGCGTTCCTCTCCAAGGAACGCATCATCGCCAAGCCCGGTTTCAACCGGTGGCTGGTTCCACCGGCCGCACTGGCCATTCACCTGTGCATCGGCATGGCCTACGGCTTTTCGGTGTTCTGGTTGCCACTGTCCAAAGCCTTGGGTGTCACCAAGCCTGTGGCCTGTGCGCCGGACATGAGCTTCATCTCGCAAGTCTTTTCGTCCCAATGTGACTGGCCGATCTCGATGCTCGGCTGGATCTACACCCTGTTCTTCATCTTCCTGGGTTGCTCGGCAGCCATCTGGGGCGGCTGGCTGGAACACGCCGGGCCGCGCAAGGCCGGTGTTGTCTCGGCATTGTGCTGGTGCGGTGGCCTGCTGATTTCCGCGTTGGGCATCTATACCCACCAGATCTGGCTGATGTGGGTCGGTTCCGGGGTGATCGGTGGTATCGGTCTGGGCCTGGGCTACATCTCCCCGGTATCGACCCTGATCAAGTGGTTCCCGGACAAGCGTGGCATGGCCACCGGCATGGCGATCATGGGCTTCGGCGGTGGTGCGATGGTCGGTGCGCCGCTGGCCGCAGCGCTGATGAGCCATTTCGCCTCGCCGACTGGCGTGGGCGTATGGCAGAGCTTCCTGGTCATGGCCGCGATCTACTTCGTGTTCATGATCGGTGGCGCCTTGTCGTACCGCGTTCCGCCGACTGGCTGGAAGCCTGAAGGCTGGACCCCGGCACCGAAGAAAGCCGCGAACGCGATGATCACCCATCGCCACGTTCACGTGAACGTTGCCTGGAAAACCCCGCAGTTCCGCCTGGTCTGGCTGGTGCTGTGCCTGAACGTATCCGCCGGTATCGGCATCCTCGGCATGGCTTCGCCACTGCTGCAGGAAGTGTTCGGCGGCAAGTTGCTCGGCAATGACCTGCCGTTCGGCCAGTTGGACGCTACGCAACTGGGTCAGATCGCGGCTATCGCCGCCGGTTTCACCGGTCTGTTGAGCCTGTTCAACATTGGTGGTCGGTTCTTCTGGGCATCCTTCTCGGATTACCTGGGTCGTAAAAACACCTATTTCGTGTTCTTCGCCCTGGGCTTTGCCCTGTACGCGCTGATCCCGAACCTGGGGCACCTGGGCAGCGTCGCGCTGTTCGTGGCGGCGTTCTGCATCATCCTGTCGATGTACGGCGGCGGTTTCGCCACCGTGCCGGCCTACCTGGCGGACCTGTTCGGTACGCAAATGGTCGGCGCGATCCACGGTCGTCTGTTGACCGCATGGGCTGCGGCGGGCGTGCTGGGTCCGGTGCTGGTGAACTACCTGCGTGAATATCAACTGAGCATCGGCGTTGAACGCGCCGCGGCCTATGACATCACCTTGTACATCCTCTCCGGTCTGTTGGTGCTGGGCTTCCTGTGCAACCTGCTGGTCCGTCCGGTCGCCGACAAGTACTTCATGACCGACGCCGAACTGGCCGCCGAACAGGCGCTGGGCCATGACAAGGGCGCAGACAGCACCACTTCGCTGGAGTGGAAAGCCGCGCCAGGCACCAAGCCCCTGGCGGTCGCTGCCTGGCTGGTGGTGGGCATTCCGTTGGCGTGGGGTGTGTGGGTGACCCTGCAGAAGACGGCGGTGTTGTTCCGCTAA
- a CDS encoding AsmA family protein, with protein sequence MKAFGKILGLVLLGLLLIIVALGFALTHLFDPNDYKEEIRQIARDKAHIELTLNGDIGWSLFPWLGLELHDASVATLASPTQPFADLQMLGLSVRVIPLLRREVQMSDVRVEGLNLRLNRDKNGHGNWEDIGKVPASTTTANAPAPVPTEQPTSPASPPAEKPAQPTRLDIDSLTVNNARVEYTDERTGKLFTAESIQLSTGPVHDSTNIPVTLTAFLSSNQPAVRVRTEVTGELRFERALQRYKFEDLKLSGEATGDPLQGKTLNFAAQGQLFLDKAANVAEWTGIKLSLNQLRALGELKVNDLDKTPQLNGGVSIAQFDLAKFVDSVGQTLPAMDEGSLSKVELVSRIAGTPTSVELNNINLKIDDSSFNGRIAVEDFAKQALRVQLKADTFNVDRYLPPKSAEADSSKAAREAEVSNTEVSAMAGAGSTPLPSSPTQGAWSNDRLFPVERLSKLDLDADLTFGQLTLDKLPIQNAALKATGLGGLLTLENLRGDLYSGNFETKGTLDVRQPTPQLSLQTRINRVPAEKIIESQGKNPPVKGLVTVNSAITASGNSQKALIDSLNGNAGFVINDGVLLNANLEQQLCKGIATLNRKTLSGEPRGKDTPFQQLNGNLTFNNGVANNPDLKVRIPGMTVNGNGDIDLRVLGMDYRVGVIVEGDKSDMPDPACQVNERYVDVEWPLRCRGPLELGAKACRLDNDGLGKVAAKLAGDRLGDKIDEKLGDKVSPELKDALKGLFKR encoded by the coding sequence ATGAAAGCGTTCGGCAAAATCCTGGGTCTGGTACTTCTCGGGCTGTTGCTGATCATTGTGGCCCTGGGCTTTGCCCTGACCCACCTGTTCGATCCCAACGACTACAAAGAAGAGATCCGCCAGATAGCCCGCGACAAGGCCCACATCGAGCTGACCCTCAATGGCGACATCGGCTGGAGCCTGTTTCCATGGCTGGGCCTTGAGTTGCACGACGCCAGCGTCGCTACCTTGGCCAGTCCTACCCAACCTTTCGCCGACCTGCAGATGCTCGGTCTTTCGGTACGGGTGATACCGCTGCTGCGCCGGGAAGTACAAATGAGCGATGTGCGGGTCGAAGGCCTGAACCTGCGGCTCAACCGTGACAAGAACGGTCACGGCAACTGGGAAGACATCGGCAAGGTGCCAGCCTCCACGACGACGGCGAACGCCCCGGCACCGGTGCCGACCGAGCAACCGACTTCGCCCGCCAGCCCCCCGGCGGAAAAACCGGCCCAGCCAACCCGCCTGGACATCGACAGCCTGACAGTGAACAACGCTCGCGTCGAATACACCGACGAGCGGACCGGCAAGCTGTTCACGGCCGAGAGCATCCAACTGAGCACCGGCCCGGTCCACGACTCCACCAATATCCCGGTCACTCTGACCGCCTTCCTGTCCAGCAATCAGCCAGCCGTACGTGTACGCACCGAAGTGACGGGTGAACTGCGCTTCGAACGCGCCCTGCAACGCTACAAGTTCGAGGACCTGAAACTGTCCGGCGAAGCCACGGGCGATCCCTTGCAGGGCAAAACCCTGAACTTCGCCGCCCAAGGCCAACTGTTCCTGGACAAGGCGGCAAACGTCGCCGAGTGGACCGGTATCAAACTGTCGCTCAATCAACTGCGCGCCCTGGGTGAACTGAAAGTCAACGACCTCGACAAGACCCCGCAATTGAATGGCGGTGTGTCGATCGCCCAGTTCGATCTGGCGAAGTTCGTCGACAGCGTCGGCCAGACACTCCCGGCCATGGACGAAGGCAGCCTGAGCAAGGTCGAACTGGTCAGCCGCATTGCCGGCACGCCGACCAGCGTCGAACTCAACAACATCAACCTGAAGATCGATGACAGCAGCTTCAACGGTCGCATCGCCGTGGAAGACTTTGCCAAACAGGCCTTGCGCGTACAGCTCAAGGCCGACACGTTCAACGTCGACCGTTACCTGCCGCCAAAGTCCGCCGAAGCCGACAGTTCCAAGGCCGCCCGCGAGGCCGAAGTCAGCAACACCGAGGTCAGCGCCATGGCCGGTGCCGGCAGCACACCGCTGCCGAGCTCTCCGACTCAGGGGGCCTGGAGTAATGATCGGCTGTTCCCGGTGGAACGCCTGAGCAAGCTGGACCTCGATGCCGACCTGACCTTCGGGCAACTGACCCTCGATAAACTGCCGATCCAGAACGCTGCACTCAAGGCCACCGGCCTGGGCGGCCTGCTGACCCTGGAGAACCTGCGCGGCGATCTGTACAGCGGCAACTTCGAAACCAAGGGCACCCTGGACGTGCGCCAGCCTACGCCACAGTTGAGCCTGCAAACACGCATCAACCGGGTCCCTGCCGAGAAGATCATCGAAAGCCAAGGCAAGAATCCGCCGGTCAAAGGCCTGGTCACCGTCAACAGTGCGATCACCGCCAGCGGTAATAGCCAGAAGGCCCTGATCGACAGTCTCAACGGCAACGCCGGGTTCGTCATCAACGATGGCGTACTGCTCAATGCCAACCTCGAACAGCAATTGTGCAAAGGCATCGCCACCCTCAATCGCAAGACCCTCAGCGGCGAACCGCGGGGCAAGGACACGCCGTTCCAGCAACTCAACGGCAATCTCACCTTCAACAATGGCGTTGCCAACAACCCGGACCTGAAAGTCCGCATCCCCGGCATGACCGTCAATGGCAACGGCGATATCGACCTGCGGGTGTTGGGCATGGATTACCGCGTCGGCGTCATCGTCGAGGGCGACAAGAGCGACATGCCCGACCCGGCCTGCCAGGTCAACGAACGCTACGTCGACGTTGAATGGCCATTGCGCTGCCGTGGCCCACTGGAGCTCGGGGCGAAGGCCTGCCGCCTGGACAACGACGGGCTGGGCAAGGTCGCGGCGAAACTGGCCGGCGACCGGCTCGGCGACAAGATCGATGAGAAGCTGGGCGACAAGGTCAGTCCAGAGCTGAAAGACGCACTCAAGGGGCTGTTCAAGCGATGA
- the mutY gene encoding A/G-specific adenine glycosylase, producing the protein MRAEQFSTAVLDWFDRHGRHDLPWQQDISPYRVWVSEIMLQQTQVSTVLNYFDRFMAALPTVQALAAAPEDEVLHLWTGLGYYTRARNLQKTAKIVVDQYGGEFPRDVEKLTELPGIGLSTAGAIASISMGLRAPILDGNVKRVLARFTAQEGYPGEPKVAKQLWATAERFTPQDRVNAYTQAMMDLGATLCTRSKPSCLLCPLKQGCEAHMLGLETRYPIPKPRKEVPKKRTLMPMLANHEGAILLYRRPSTGLWGGLWSLPELDDLDDLQHLALQHSLELGSQQQMPGLVHTFSHFQLAIDPWLVRVRETGHHVAEADWLWYNLATPPRLGLAAPVKTLLERAAAVMNAGELQ; encoded by the coding sequence ATGAGAGCCGAGCAGTTTTCCACCGCCGTCCTGGACTGGTTCGACCGCCACGGGCGCCATGATCTGCCCTGGCAGCAGGACATCTCGCCCTATCGGGTGTGGGTCTCGGAAATCATGTTGCAGCAGACCCAGGTCAGTACCGTGCTCAACTACTTCGACCGCTTCATGGCCGCGCTGCCCACCGTCCAAGCCCTGGCCGCCGCGCCGGAGGACGAAGTGCTGCACCTGTGGACCGGGCTGGGCTATTACACCCGCGCGCGCAATTTGCAGAAAACCGCGAAAATCGTTGTCGACCAATACGGTGGGGAGTTTCCCCGGGACGTGGAAAAACTCACCGAGTTGCCGGGCATCGGCCTGTCCACCGCTGGCGCCATCGCCAGTATCAGCATGGGCCTGCGGGCACCGATCCTCGATGGCAACGTCAAACGGGTGCTGGCGCGTTTCACCGCCCAGGAAGGCTATCCGGGCGAGCCCAAGGTAGCGAAACAGCTGTGGGCCACCGCCGAGCGCTTCACGCCACAGGACCGCGTCAACGCCTACACCCAGGCGATGATGGACCTGGGCGCCACCCTTTGTACCCGCAGCAAGCCCAGTTGCCTGCTCTGCCCGCTGAAGCAAGGCTGCGAAGCCCACATGCTGGGCCTGGAAACCCGCTACCCCATTCCCAAGCCACGCAAGGAAGTGCCCAAGAAGCGTACCTTGATGCCAATGCTGGCCAACCACGAGGGCGCGATCCTGCTTTACCGCCGCCCTTCCACAGGGTTGTGGGGCGGGCTGTGGAGCCTGCCGGAACTCGACGATCTCGACGACCTGCAACACCTGGCCCTGCAACACTCGCTGGAATTGGGTAGCCAACAGCAAATGCCAGGCCTGGTGCACACCTTCAGCCACTTCCAGTTGGCGATCGATCCCTGGCTGGTCCGGGTCCGGGAAACCGGCCATCACGTGGCCGAGGCCGACTGGCTCTGGTATAACCTCGCCACCCCGCCGCGCCTGGGCCTTGCCGCCCCGGTCAAAACCTTGCTCGAACGCGCGGCCGCCGTAATGAACGCAGGAGAGTTGCAATGA
- a CDS encoding oxidative damage protection protein, giving the protein MTRTIMCRKYKEELEGLERAPFPGAKGQDIFDHVSAKAWADWQKHQTLLINEKRLNMMNAEDRKYLQGEMDKYFSGEDYAKAEGYVPPSE; this is encoded by the coding sequence ATGACCCGCACCATCATGTGCCGCAAGTACAAAGAAGAACTCGAAGGCCTGGAGCGCGCGCCGTTCCCGGGAGCCAAGGGCCAGGACATCTTTGACCACGTCTCGGCCAAGGCCTGGGCCGACTGGCAGAAACACCAGACCCTGCTGATCAATGAAAAACGCCTGAACATGATGAACGCTGAAGATCGCAAATACCTTCAAGGCGAGATGGACAAGTACTTTTCCGGTGAAGATTACGCCAAGGCCGAAGGCTACGTGCCGCCGTCCGAATAA
- a CDS encoding Rha family transcriptional regulator translates to MNILMVALIGGEPRMDSRQLAEKLGKQHKNCMALIERYSEAFQEFGLLAFNTETRPVGKLGGSNVRFVLLNEDQAFFLLTLSRNNDRAVKLRSDLIKTFREARYGHACHTLEARKKEASNNGRLLARWRYDKSSVYAHVAYLREQLRLPLDLEDALP, encoded by the coding sequence ATGAACATACTTATGGTGGCTCTAATTGGTGGCGAGCCTCGCATGGATAGCCGGCAACTCGCCGAAAAGTTAGGCAAACAACACAAAAACTGCATGGCGTTGATCGAGCGCTACTCTGAAGCATTCCAAGAGTTTGGCTTGCTGGCGTTTAACACAGAGACAAGACCCGTCGGCAAGCTTGGCGGTAGTAATGTGCGTTTTGTCCTACTGAACGAGGATCAAGCATTTTTCCTGCTGACGCTGTCTCGCAATAATGATCGAGCGGTAAAGCTGAGGTCTGATCTGATCAAGACGTTCCGCGAAGCACGGTATGGACATGCCTGCCATACGCTGGAGGCACGCAAAAAGGAGGCTAGTAACAACGGTCGCCTGCTGGCCCGCTGGCGCTATGACAAGTCAAGCGTATACGCGCACGTCGCCTACTTGAGGGAACAGTTGAGGCTGCCGCTCGATCTGGAGGACGCACTCCCATGA
- a CDS encoding Panacea domain-containing protein produces MIFSEQKVAQMAAYFLQKRGGRMAYIKLMKLLYLADRESMDRYSAPMSHDSHVSMAQGPVLSTTLNLITGQIESPAWRSWVTSEAKFEVSLSRELNDLELLDELSDADLEIMDHVWEQFGRMKRWELVDYTHSHLPEWVDPGRSSTPINPRAVFKALGKDEQQAELLARELFERKSLGRAVSELI; encoded by the coding sequence GTGATCTTCAGCGAACAAAAAGTAGCCCAGATGGCAGCTTACTTTTTGCAAAAACGCGGCGGACGCATGGCCTACATAAAACTCATGAAGCTGCTTTATCTAGCTGACCGTGAGTCAATGGATCGCTATAGCGCCCCTATGTCGCACGACTCGCACGTCTCTATGGCTCAAGGACCTGTTCTTTCTACGACGCTCAACCTCATCACAGGTCAAATTGAGTCACCCGCTTGGCGAAGCTGGGTGACCTCTGAAGCAAAATTTGAGGTGTCGTTGAGTCGAGAGCTTAACGATCTTGAATTGCTGGATGAGCTTTCTGATGCAGATCTTGAAATCATGGATCATGTCTGGGAGCAGTTCGGTCGAATGAAGCGCTGGGAGCTGGTTGATTACACTCATTCGCATCTACCAGAGTGGGTCGATCCGGGTCGTTCATCGACTCCGATTAACCCTCGCGCAGTGTTTAAGGCGCTTGGCAAGGACGAGCAGCAAGCAGAGCTGCTTGCTCGAGAATTGTTCGAGCGAAAAAGTCTAGGAAGGGCTGTTTCTGAGTTGATCTAA
- a CDS encoding DHCW motif cupin fold protein: MDITGIPFGTTDWSTIEPTEHKGVTGVAYWRTRQFGNIRVRMVEYTAGYLADHWCTKGHILFCLKGELHTELEDGRQFLLKPGMSYQVADQAEPHRSSTSSGATLFIVD; encoded by the coding sequence ATGGACATCACCGGCATCCCCTTCGGCACCACCGATTGGTCAACCATCGAACCCACCGAGCACAAAGGCGTCACCGGAGTCGCCTATTGGCGCACGCGGCAATTCGGGAATATTCGGGTACGGATGGTGGAATACACGGCCGGGTATCTGGCCGACCATTGGTGCACCAAGGGCCACATCCTGTTTTGCCTCAAGGGCGAGCTCCATACTGAACTCGAAGACGGTCGGCAATTTTTGCTCAAACCCGGCATGAGCTACCAGGTCGCCGACCAGGCCGAGCCCCATCGATCCTCAACCTCATCGGGGGCTACGCTTTTCATAGTGGATTGA
- a CDS encoding YhcG family protein, producing the protein MTPLLPQDDPQLAPLINELGELIRQARQKVLRAVDTLQVQTCWQIGRHIIEFEQGGAERAAYGARLLPSLAKVLTARFGKGFDERNLRHMRDFYQKFPIWNAVRTELSWTHYRTLLRVEHDTARHWYMNEVAIQNWSTRALERQIGTFYYERLLASRDRPAVEQEAAANLEKLDFGPRDIVRDPVVLEFLGLPNTGMLLETDLEQALIDQLQGFLLELGKGFAFIARQQRISTESKDFYLDLVFYNYLLKCFVIVDLKRGELSHQDIGQMDMYVRLYDELKRGPDDKPTVGIILCSRKDESVVRYSVLQGNEQLFASQYQLVLPTEEELRKELDRERARLEEGQSGTTT; encoded by the coding sequence ATGACGCCACTGCTGCCCCAAGATGACCCTCAGCTCGCCCCCTTGATCAACGAACTCGGCGAGCTGATTCGCCAGGCACGCCAGAAGGTTCTGCGAGCCGTCGATACGCTCCAGGTACAAACCTGCTGGCAGATCGGCCGGCATATCATCGAGTTCGAACAGGGTGGCGCCGAACGGGCGGCTTACGGGGCACGGTTGTTGCCATCGCTGGCTAAAGTGCTGACGGCACGGTTCGGGAAGGGATTCGATGAACGCAACCTACGACACATGCGAGATTTTTATCAAAAGTTCCCAATTTGGAACGCAGTGCGTACCGAATTGAGCTGGACCCATTACCGCACGCTTCTGCGCGTAGAACACGACACCGCCCGTCATTGGTACATGAACGAAGTGGCCATCCAAAACTGGTCCACCCGCGCGCTGGAACGTCAGATCGGCACGTTCTATTACGAACGTCTCCTGGCAAGCCGCGACCGGCCTGCGGTAGAGCAGGAAGCGGCCGCCAATCTTGAGAAACTGGATTTCGGTCCCAGAGACATCGTCAGAGATCCGGTGGTCCTTGAGTTCCTGGGATTGCCCAATACCGGCATGCTGCTGGAAACCGACCTCGAACAGGCCTTGATCGACCAGCTACAGGGTTTCCTTCTCGAACTGGGCAAGGGCTTCGCCTTCATCGCCCGTCAGCAACGCATCAGCACCGAAAGCAAAGACTTCTACCTCGACCTGGTCTTCTATAACTACCTGCTCAAGTGCTTCGTGATCGTCGACCTCAAGCGTGGCGAACTGAGCCATCAGGACATTGGGCAGATGGACATGTACGTGCGCCTCTACGACGAGCTGAAACGCGGTCCTGATGACAAACCCACCGTCGGCATCATTCTCTGTTCCCGGAAAGACGAATCAGTGGTGCGTTACTCCGTATTGCAAGGCAATGAACAACTGTTCGCCAGCCAATACCAACTGGTGCTCCCCACGGAAGAAGAGCTGCGCAAAGAGCTGGATCGCGAGCGAGCGCGACTCGAGGAGGGGCAATCGGGCACAACGACTTGA
- a CDS encoding biliverdin-producing heme oxygenase yields the protein MSSAPPHPSLIQALRTETAELHVALEKRLPFFSQQLDLDLYRRLMAAYYGFYQPLEQQLHVLALIPTGLDQSLRIKLPVLRADLKALGLDEAAIEALPTCQALPRIDSRAAALGVSYVLEGATLGGQILRRRVAEQLGLDASSGAAFLNVYGELTGRRWKDFLQYLDDRNLGEAQVFEVTRAAKATFSHFEHWLDSQKVLL from the coding sequence ATGTCATCGGCCCCGCCCCACCCTTCTCTGATTCAGGCATTGCGGACCGAAACCGCTGAACTGCACGTCGCCCTGGAAAAACGCCTGCCGTTTTTCTCGCAACAGCTGGACCTGGATCTGTACCGACGCCTGATGGCGGCTTACTACGGTTTTTATCAGCCGCTGGAGCAACAGCTTCATGTGCTGGCGCTGATTCCAACCGGGCTGGACCAATCCCTGCGCATCAAACTGCCGGTATTGCGAGCCGACCTCAAGGCACTGGGCCTGGATGAAGCCGCTATCGAGGCATTGCCCACCTGCCAGGCGCTGCCACGAATCGACTCCCGAGCCGCCGCCCTCGGCGTTTCCTACGTGCTGGAAGGTGCGACCCTCGGCGGGCAGATCCTGCGGCGCAGGGTTGCCGAGCAGCTCGGCCTTGATGCCTCCAGCGGCGCGGCCTTTCTCAATGTGTATGGCGAACTCACCGGTCGACGCTGGAAGGATTTCCTTCAATACCTGGACGACAGGAACCTTGGCGAGGCCCAGGTGTTCGAAGTCACACGCGCCGCCAAGGCGACGTTCTCTCATTTTGAACACTGGCTGGACAGCCAAAAGGTACTGTTATGA